A genomic segment from Tuwongella immobilis encodes:
- the modA gene encoding molybdate ABC transporter substrate-binding protein, with the protein MRPLRQLLLLLLVLLAGIWLIWPTAHAPSGLVIHVAASLRRPIQTICDAFTAQTGIACELRFGGSQMLLSQIEQTGQGDIFLPADDSYLQLPSAVPLIRERIPITQMRAVVAVRADAGNVPRQWSELVAAPRRLALAEPKLAAIGKRTQDELTRSGHWPALAKRLVITTPTVLDSATAIELGTVDAGIVWDAVVRQLPTLTAIELPELAPISAQVDVAVLQTTTQPESATRLAQWIATAPAARSIWTAAGFPLREMPQP; encoded by the coding sequence ATGCGACCCCTGCGGCAATTGCTTCTGCTGCTGCTCGTTCTGCTCGCCGGAATCTGGCTAATTTGGCCCACCGCTCACGCCCCATCGGGCCTGGTCATTCACGTCGCCGCTTCACTTCGCCGCCCCATTCAGACCATCTGCGATGCGTTCACGGCGCAAACCGGAATCGCCTGCGAACTCCGATTCGGCGGCTCACAAATGCTCCTCAGCCAAATCGAACAGACCGGCCAAGGCGACATCTTTCTCCCAGCCGATGATTCGTATCTGCAATTGCCATCAGCGGTTCCGCTCATTCGGGAACGCATCCCCATCACACAAATGCGGGCCGTAGTTGCAGTTCGTGCCGATGCCGGGAACGTGCCTCGCCAGTGGTCCGAGCTGGTGGCCGCTCCGCGACGCCTGGCCTTGGCCGAGCCGAAACTGGCCGCCATCGGCAAACGCACCCAAGACGAACTCACCCGCAGCGGTCACTGGCCCGCACTGGCCAAGCGACTCGTCATCACCACGCCCACTGTGCTGGATTCGGCAACCGCCATCGAACTGGGCACGGTCGATGCGGGCATTGTCTGGGACGCGGTCGTCCGGCAACTGCCCACACTGACCGCCATCGAACTCCCCGAACTCGCCCCGATTTCCGCTCAGGTGGATGTCGCCGTGCTTCAGACAACCACTCAGCCCGAATCGGCCACGCGATTGGCCCAATGGATCGCCACCGCCCCTGCCGCGCGATCGATCTGGACTGCCGCCGGCTTTCCGCTCCGCGAGATGCCACAACCATGA
- a CDS encoding ABC transporter permease: MIPARQDRRFLVALAVMGGWYLLLIAAMLVADVLSTPWNRMLQILQDPAIRYALRLSLATATTSTLIALTVAIPLGYLLARERFMGRPILQAIVEIPLVLPPTVVGLSLLVLFESPWGRIVQTIIPVTYAVPGIIVAQVTVITAFAVHSLQTTFRQLDPRTEHVARTLGCTRWQAVTRIVLPEAKSGILAASLLAWTRALGEFGPILVLCGVTRFRTEVLATSVYLEWSTGQLDAALAVALLLAIVATSVLLTLRFTRPHQT, encoded by the coding sequence ATGATTCCCGCACGCCAGGATCGCCGATTTCTCGTCGCACTCGCCGTCATGGGCGGTTGGTATTTGCTGTTGATTGCGGCGATGTTGGTGGCCGATGTGCTTTCCACCCCGTGGAATCGCATGCTGCAAATCCTGCAAGATCCCGCCATCCGATACGCACTGCGGCTCTCGCTGGCCACCGCCACCACTTCTACACTGATCGCGCTCACCGTGGCCATTCCGCTGGGCTATCTCCTTGCCCGAGAACGCTTTATGGGGCGGCCAATCCTTCAGGCCATTGTCGAAATCCCGCTGGTGCTGCCCCCCACCGTCGTCGGACTCAGTCTGCTGGTGCTGTTCGAATCACCATGGGGCCGCATCGTGCAAACCATCATCCCCGTGACGTATGCCGTCCCCGGAATCATCGTCGCTCAAGTCACCGTCATTACTGCGTTCGCGGTGCATAGCCTGCAAACCACCTTCCGACAGCTCGATCCCCGCACCGAACACGTCGCCCGCACGCTGGGCTGCACCCGCTGGCAGGCCGTCACCCGAATCGTGCTTCCCGAAGCGAAATCTGGAATTCTCGCCGCTAGCCTGCTCGCCTGGACGCGCGCACTCGGCGAATTCGGCCCGATTCTCGTCCTCTGCGGCGTAACCCGATTCCGCACGGAAGTCCTCGCCACCTCCGTCTACCTCGAATGGTCCACCGGCCAACTCGACGCCGCCCTCGCCGTCGCACTCCTGCTGGCAATCGTCGCCACCTCCGTCCTGCTCACCCTCCGCTTCACCCGCCCCCATCAGACATGA
- a CDS encoding tetratricopeptide repeat protein → MMRRAGWRTLGILGILGILSIAGVLLWQSQPVTRSVPPIEIPLPPLEHLPADLRIPTEQAADRVRQTPTSAEAWGALGMRLRADDWEPQCIAAFAQAERLNPTDLRWPYLLGLTRLLQHPEMGLADLKRAAELATADRPQPLERTVELLLERGEFQLAESLLAKHPLPVARSPRRAWLQARLAADRDDWPAALAACELAWDAPAAQRKARLLAADALDRQGQSSRAEQLRQEAAQLPPDSPWDDPIVAKVEQLGRSIDRDLAGIADQLAANDTRRAIAQLRQFPPNHPQAETATRMLAQVHAKQGDLAEADAVLQRWLSDHPRAVEVWFQRGVVAFQRGDFAGADAAFERVLSLKPDHALAAFNRGHTQKRLGNLTAARDAFQASLQIRPDYAAARDALEQLPSTSQSKP, encoded by the coding sequence ATGATGCGTCGCGCGGGTTGGCGGACTCTGGGAATCCTCGGCATTCTGGGAATCCTGAGCATCGCGGGAGTGTTGCTCTGGCAGTCCCAACCGGTAACTCGGTCGGTGCCACCGATCGAAATTCCGCTGCCGCCGTTGGAGCATCTGCCCGCCGACCTGCGGATCCCCACCGAGCAAGCCGCCGACCGCGTGCGTCAAACCCCGACATCCGCCGAGGCATGGGGAGCGCTGGGCATGCGGCTGCGGGCCGACGATTGGGAGCCGCAATGCATCGCCGCCTTCGCCCAAGCCGAGCGGTTGAACCCGACCGACCTCCGCTGGCCGTATCTGCTGGGATTAACGCGACTGCTGCAACATCCCGAGATGGGCTTGGCCGACTTGAAGCGAGCCGCCGAACTCGCCACCGCAGATCGTCCGCAACCATTGGAACGCACTGTCGAATTGCTGTTGGAACGCGGTGAATTCCAATTGGCAGAATCGCTCTTGGCGAAGCATCCACTCCCCGTCGCCCGATCGCCCCGACGGGCTTGGTTGCAAGCGCGACTGGCCGCCGATCGCGATGATTGGCCCGCCGCGCTCGCCGCCTGCGAACTCGCCTGGGACGCCCCCGCCGCCCAACGCAAAGCCCGATTGCTGGCCGCCGATGCGCTCGACCGGCAGGGACAATCCTCCCGAGCGGAGCAGCTCCGCCAAGAGGCAGCCCAACTTCCGCCGGATTCACCCTGGGACGATCCGATTGTTGCGAAAGTCGAACAATTGGGCCGTTCGATTGATCGCGATTTGGCCGGGATCGCCGATCAGCTCGCCGCCAACGATACCCGTCGGGCCATCGCGCAACTTCGCCAGTTTCCGCCGAATCATCCGCAAGCCGAAACTGCGACGCGCATGCTCGCGCAAGTCCATGCCAAACAAGGGGATCTAGCCGAGGCAGACGCTGTCTTGCAACGCTGGCTGTCGGATCATCCCCGAGCGGTGGAGGTCTGGTTTCAGCGCGGCGTGGTCGCCTTTCAGCGGGGGGATTTCGCCGGTGCCGACGCGGCGTTCGAGCGGGTGTTGTCGCTAAAGCCGGATCATGCGCTGGCGGCATTCAATCGGGGTCACACGCAGAAACGGCTGGGGAATCTGACGGCGGCCCGCGATGCATTTCAGGCCTCGCTGCAAATTCGCCCCGATTATGCCGCCGCACGGGACGCCCTGGAACAACTTCCATCGACGTCACAATCGAAGCCATAA
- a CDS encoding pyridoxal phosphate-dependent aminotransferase, with protein sequence MAAFLWTKFLVRTGIAQWFPSVRQLMQQQPEYLRFYSDRVIGAPLDALLDEATFPESNSPDVLHLDLAAPRMEAMPSRPLRMQEIGRMSRGIPELRQVIADQTERNTEMSISADDEILITPGATGALSIALDSFLNPGQSVVVFDPTSPLFSVGVRSRRGRIRTVPAWVESDGRLRFPLDRFAKAMRGARMLMLADPAIPHGGCLASEDLEQIAWWAKRHDVLIYLDETLARYRTIPATRHLAAIPETAGRLLLANSLGKSHGQGALRAGWLIGAKPLIRAATLTAGLNTAGVPLPCQEMALSVLRANGDRFAELQQTLDSRRRYLTERLALLGLPATPTGVGYSLWISTQPLGLTGREFATRLLRDKRVLLGPGDVFGPSGLNFVRLSFAAEDGRLREGMTRMSEWLMENYRQVPTIPNAGITEPVPEPMIDRVSASERNPSSAEGDDVAVESPRPAPSILRTAV encoded by the coding sequence GTGGCAGCATTTCTTTGGACGAAATTTCTCGTTCGCACGGGGATTGCCCAGTGGTTCCCTTCCGTGCGGCAACTGATGCAGCAGCAACCCGAATATCTGCGGTTCTACAGCGATCGGGTCATTGGTGCCCCGCTGGATGCGCTCTTGGACGAAGCGACGTTCCCGGAGAGTAACAGCCCGGACGTTTTGCACTTGGATTTGGCCGCCCCACGTATGGAAGCGATGCCATCACGCCCGCTGCGGATGCAGGAAATTGGCCGCATGTCTCGGGGAATCCCCGAGTTACGGCAAGTGATTGCCGACCAGACCGAACGCAACACCGAGATGAGCATTTCGGCGGACGATGAGATTCTCATCACACCGGGGGCCACCGGCGCGTTGAGCATTGCCTTGGATAGCTTCCTGAATCCCGGCCAATCGGTCGTCGTGTTCGATCCCACCTCACCGCTGTTTTCGGTCGGCGTGCGTTCGCGGCGGGGGCGAATTCGCACGGTGCCCGCCTGGGTGGAATCCGATGGCCGCCTGCGGTTCCCGTTGGATCGCTTCGCCAAGGCGATGCGGGGAGCGCGGATGCTGATGCTGGCCGACCCGGCGATTCCGCACGGTGGTTGTCTGGCCAGCGAAGATCTCGAACAAATCGCCTGGTGGGCCAAGCGGCACGATGTGCTGATTTATCTGGACGAAACGCTGGCACGCTATCGCACCATTCCTGCCACCCGACATCTGGCGGCGATTCCCGAGACGGCCGGTCGCCTTCTGTTGGCCAACTCGCTGGGCAAAAGTCACGGTCAAGGTGCGTTGCGAGCGGGCTGGTTGATCGGGGCCAAACCGCTGATTCGGGCTGCCACCTTAACCGCCGGGCTAAACACCGCCGGCGTGCCGCTACCGTGCCAAGAAATGGCGTTGTCGGTGTTACGGGCCAATGGCGACCGCTTCGCCGAACTGCAACAGACGCTCGATTCCCGCCGCCGATATCTGACGGAACGCCTTGCACTGCTGGGACTTCCGGCCACTCCTACGGGCGTCGGGTATTCCCTGTGGATCTCCACGCAACCACTTGGACTGACCGGCCGTGAGTTCGCAACCCGACTGCTGCGCGATAAGCGCGTGCTGCTTGGCCCCGGCGATGTCTTTGGTCCCAGCGGCCTGAATTTCGTGCGGCTCAGCTTCGCGGCGGAAGATGGCCGACTCCGTGAAGGCATGACCCGAATGAGCGAATGGCTGATGGAAAATTATCGCCAGGTGCCGACAATTCCGAATGCCGGAATTACGGAGCCAGTGCCCGAGCCAATGATCGACCGCGTCTCCGCGTCGGAGCGCAACCCAAGCTCCGCCGAGGGTGATGATGTTGCCGTCGAATCCCCTCGACCAGCCCCGTCGATCCTTCGCACTGCAGTCTGA
- a CDS encoding HINT domain-containing protein: protein MQPSDLVYSRDEHDPHAPIEARVIEEIFTRYTRVLHLTVAGETIRTTGEHSFWSDRSERGIGWAKASELVAGDRLLAASGEWLTIDAAEEPADDEVVYNCRVAEWHTYFVGDDAWGWAVWAHNAYVSLTEESQQFVLRYSETAEILRERNSAVLPFHNKQAAIDFAEKWGHEIVSRPGWLNPGNSPTSLSLDCSTWAKKSVECDGGAVWHLKPKPGGLERVLHKLPGENPYVFNYAYHSVAIRGSLLFDELHPNGIDVNEWLTLYKSLNEWTDQEFLAYYDFDQQPAPGTLSK from the coding sequence CTGCAGCCCAGCGACTTGGTTTACTCGCGCGATGAACACGATCCGCACGCTCCGATCGAAGCCCGCGTCATCGAGGAGATCTTCACGCGCTACACCCGCGTGCTGCACCTTACCGTCGCCGGCGAGACCATCCGCACCACCGGCGAGCACTCCTTCTGGAGCGACCGCAGCGAGCGAGGTATCGGCTGGGCCAAAGCGAGCGAACTCGTCGCCGGTGATCGACTGCTCGCAGCAAGTGGCGAATGGCTCACCATCGACGCAGCCGAAGAACCCGCCGATGATGAGGTCGTCTACAACTGCCGAGTCGCGGAGTGGCACACCTACTTCGTCGGCGATGACGCCTGGGGCTGGGCCGTCTGGGCGCATAATGCGTATGTGAGTCTGACAGAAGAATCCCAGCAATTTGTTCTTCGCTATTCCGAAACAGCGGAGATTTTGCGGGAAAGAAATTCTGCGGTCCTTCCATTTCACAACAAACAAGCAGCGATTGACTTTGCCGAAAAATGGGGTCATGAAATCGTATCACGACCAGGCTGGTTAAATCCCGGGAATTCTCCAACCTCCTTATCCTTAGATTGTTCCACATGGGCTAAGAAATCTGTAGAGTGTGATGGTGGGGCCGTTTGGCACTTAAAGCCGAAGCCAGGTGGCCTTGAGCGCGTTCTTCACAAATTGCCTGGGGAAAATCCCTATGTCTTTAACTATGCCTATCATAGCGTAGCAATTCGAGGTAGCCTCCTTTTTGATGAGTTACATCCAAATGGTATTGATGTGAACGAATGGTTGACTCTATACAAATCTCTTAATGAATGGACAGATCAAGAGTTTTTGGCTTACTATGACTTTGATCAACAACCTGCTCCCGGGACACTATCCAAATGA
- a CDS encoding CRTAC1 family protein — translation MKADSRQIRHPLPRIGWYPSWSQARSFWCMLLACATMPLSLACQQSTAPASNGAADGEAPRIVSSDAPPFPPDWNQPRDASSVTLPPSVNELGAPWFHDVTAALGIDWTHSTSSPIDEYFMPDIMGSGVAVFDANGDGRLDILALTNGGPTASAKHALWMQQPNGQFRRLDNCGLDIAGHGMGVACGDFDNDGDVDVYLAQYAGGRLFRNRGDGHFDDVTDSASVKNPRWGVSATFVDFDRDGWLDLLVAHYVDYDPSHRCISGSGLADFCHPNQFKGTASRLYRNRGVKDGTWQGYQDVTAESGLAAKPSNGLGAVATDADGDGWPDLLIANDAQANHLWINQKDGTFREDAVSRGIAFNGAGNPQANMGIAWADLDRDGRMDCFITHLAEELHTLWKQDRPGRFRDATATMGLGTPVFRGTGFGTVANDFDADGWPDLVVVNGRVMRRRDRSQMSAKDPLFDYREMNQVFAGSSKGFRDRTPAEGGLCGFPRIDRGLAWGDIDGDGQTDLVINSLQGKLRVMRNQAPLGEHTGLRVRASDPRYRRDAINARITLIAGEQRWIGEILPGQSYGSSGEPVASFGLGTLARVDSIQVQWPDGFVESFAAVDLAPGQILTIRLERGRGKGVQ, via the coding sequence ATGAAGGCTGATTCGCGGCAGATTCGACATCCGCTCCCGAGAATCGGGTGGTACCCATCATGGTCCCAAGCGCGGTCATTCTGGTGCATGCTGCTGGCATGCGCCACGATGCCGCTGTCACTGGCCTGTCAACAATCGACCGCGCCGGCATCCAACGGCGCGGCCGATGGCGAGGCTCCGCGCATCGTCTCCAGCGATGCCCCGCCGTTTCCCCCAGATTGGAATCAACCGCGGGATGCCAGCAGCGTCACCTTGCCGCCTTCGGTCAACGAGCTCGGGGCACCTTGGTTCCACGACGTGACCGCCGCGTTGGGCATCGATTGGACGCACAGCACCTCCTCACCCATCGACGAATATTTCATGCCCGACATTATGGGCAGCGGCGTCGCGGTCTTCGACGCCAATGGCGATGGTCGGCTTGATATTCTCGCCCTAACCAACGGTGGGCCAACGGCTTCGGCCAAACACGCCTTGTGGATGCAGCAGCCCAACGGGCAATTTCGTCGGCTCGACAATTGCGGCCTGGATATTGCCGGTCACGGAATGGGCGTGGCGTGCGGCGATTTCGATAACGATGGCGATGTGGATGTTTACCTCGCCCAATATGCGGGTGGGCGGCTGTTCCGCAATCGCGGGGATGGGCATTTCGACGATGTCACCGATTCCGCCAGCGTGAAGAACCCGCGCTGGGGTGTCTCAGCGACCTTTGTCGACTTCGACCGCGATGGCTGGCTCGACCTGCTCGTCGCCCACTACGTCGATTACGATCCCTCGCATCGCTGCATCTCCGGGTCGGGGCTGGCCGATTTTTGTCACCCCAATCAATTCAAAGGCACCGCCAGTCGGCTCTACCGCAATCGCGGTGTCAAGGATGGCACCTGGCAAGGCTATCAGGATGTCACCGCTGAATCGGGGCTGGCCGCCAAACCGTCGAATGGCCTGGGGGCAGTGGCGACCGATGCGGATGGCGACGGCTGGCCGGATCTGCTCATCGCCAACGATGCGCAGGCCAATCATTTGTGGATCAATCAGAAAGATGGGACCTTCCGCGAAGATGCGGTCTCGCGCGGAATTGCCTTCAATGGCGCGGGCAATCCGCAAGCGAACATGGGCATCGCCTGGGCCGATCTGGACCGCGATGGCCGCATGGATTGCTTCATCACGCATCTCGCCGAAGAATTGCACACGCTCTGGAAGCAAGATCGACCGGGCCGCTTCCGCGACGCCACCGCCACGATGGGATTGGGCACACCGGTGTTCCGTGGCACGGGATTCGGCACCGTCGCCAACGATTTCGATGCCGATGGTTGGCCCGATCTCGTTGTCGTCAATGGCCGGGTGATGCGCCGCCGCGATCGGTCCCAGATGTCGGCCAAAGATCCACTCTTCGACTATCGGGAAATGAATCAGGTATTCGCCGGATCGTCCAAAGGCTTTCGCGATCGCACGCCCGCAGAAGGCGGCCTGTGCGGATTCCCGCGCATCGATCGCGGCCTGGCTTGGGGCGACATCGACGGCGATGGGCAAACCGATCTCGTCATCAACTCCCTGCAAGGCAAATTGCGGGTGATGCGCAACCAAGCCCCGCTGGGCGAGCATACCGGCTTGCGGGTGCGTGCCAGCGATCCCCGCTATCGCCGCGATGCGATCAATGCACGCATCACGCTCATCGCAGGCGAGCAACGCTGGATTGGCGAGATTCTGCCCGGCCAAAGTTACGGCAGTTCCGGTGAACCTGTCGCCAGTTTCGGCTTGGGCACACTCGCACGGGTCGATTCCATCCAGGTGCAATGGCCGGACGGATTCGTCGAGTCCTTCGCCGCTGTCGATCTGGCACCCGGGCAGATTCTCACCATCCGCTTGGAACGGGGACGCGGCAAAGGAGTGCAATAA
- a CDS encoding dienelactone hydrolase family protein, producing MRPFWFASAVLMLTTVSAPAAVKTEVVEYTYNGTKLKGFLAYDDAATGKRPGVMVVHEWWGLDDYARKRATMLAELGYVAFAADMYGEGKVAKHPMEASEMAGTVRKNLDNWLGRAKAGLEILSKHEKVDSSKLAAIGYCFGGSTALQLAHAGTDLKAVVSFHGALPVPSDSQAKAVKAEVLICHGADDSFIPEKAITGLRKAYDSNKVKYTFESYPGAVHSFTVPSADSHGIKGMGYNAAADQKSWQSMQTLLKSVFADK from the coding sequence ATGCGTCCATTCTGGTTCGCCAGCGCTGTCCTGATGCTCACCACCGTTTCCGCCCCCGCTGCGGTCAAGACCGAAGTGGTGGAATACACCTACAACGGCACGAAATTGAAGGGATTCCTGGCTTACGATGATGCCGCCACGGGCAAGCGCCCCGGAGTGATGGTAGTTCATGAATGGTGGGGGCTGGACGACTACGCCCGCAAGCGCGCCACCATGTTGGCGGAACTGGGCTATGTCGCGTTCGCCGCGGATATGTACGGCGAGGGGAAAGTCGCCAAGCACCCGATGGAGGCCAGCGAAATGGCCGGTACCGTCCGCAAGAATCTCGACAACTGGCTGGGCCGCGCCAAGGCCGGGCTGGAAATCCTGTCCAAACATGAAAAAGTCGATTCGAGCAAACTCGCGGCCATCGGCTACTGCTTCGGCGGCAGCACCGCCCTGCAATTGGCCCACGCCGGGACCGATCTGAAGGCCGTCGTCAGCTTCCATGGAGCCTTGCCGGTGCCCAGCGACAGCCAAGCCAAGGCCGTCAAAGCCGAAGTGCTGATCTGCCACGGGGCGGATGATTCGTTCATTCCGGAAAAGGCCATCACCGGCCTTCGCAAGGCGTATGACAGCAACAAAGTGAAGTACACCTTCGAATCGTATCCTGGAGCGGTGCATAGCTTTACGGTTCCCAGCGCAGATTCGCACGGCATCAAGGGGATGGGATACAATGCCGCTGCCGATCAGAAGTCGTGGCAATCGATGCAAACCCTGTTGAAATCGGTGTTTGCCGACAAATAA
- a CDS encoding ankyrin repeat domain-containing protein yields MSDKNPLYAAIMEGRIDEVLVILSTGVSPDAALTPDGKTPLMCAAEFGQVEAAAAIVKSGADVNRLSVAGLSALCEAGRNGSDEAIEIIRMLINAGADVEGGGPSSPLMCASADSVAGMEVLLDANANPNAIRPKRGTPLHVCTEYNNYLGVRLLLAHGADSSIRNSSTGQTALEEARQRRRFVISALLEDKPLPVLSRQQILERLESLAANPEYNLRSGAADSLISESVEVMDIDGTHLLFDMYRHANGQELSASLPLIPASDEQPNREWLLLPLEEVVIRWRELTEALDNGAFLGQRNLKHDPGITRAWWNRKWIPFLTDESGGYICLDLVPTSRGTAGQIILFEHDSPARRLLSNDLQQFLSISSDAGRDISII; encoded by the coding sequence ATGAGTGACAAGAATCCCCTCTACGCTGCAATCATGGAAGGGCGTATAGACGAGGTACTCGTCATACTTTCCACTGGCGTTAGTCCTGACGCGGCCCTAACGCCGGATGGCAAGACGCCACTCATGTGTGCCGCCGAATTCGGACAGGTTGAGGCTGCTGCTGCAATAGTGAAATCTGGTGCTGACGTAAATCGCCTGAGTGTGGCTGGCCTTTCGGCCCTCTGTGAAGCGGGCCGGAATGGGTCTGACGAAGCTATAGAAATCATCCGGATGCTGATAAATGCTGGAGCCGATGTCGAAGGCGGAGGGCCATCCAGTCCGCTGATGTGTGCGTCTGCGGATTCCGTCGCAGGGATGGAGGTGCTTCTCGACGCAAATGCCAACCCCAACGCCATTCGCCCCAAGCGGGGTACCCCTCTCCATGTCTGCACTGAATATAACAACTACTTGGGTGTCAGGCTACTCTTGGCTCATGGAGCAGACTCATCCATCCGGAATTCATCTACCGGTCAAACGGCTCTAGAAGAAGCCCGGCAGAGACGGCGTTTCGTAATCTCTGCCCTGTTGGAGGACAAGCCGTTACCTGTACTCAGCCGGCAACAGATATTGGAACGCCTTGAGAGCCTGGCGGCGAATCCAGAATATAACCTGCGGAGTGGGGCGGCTGATTCGCTGATCTCTGAGTCCGTTGAAGTGATGGATATTGACGGCACGCATCTACTATTCGATATGTACCGTCATGCCAACGGACAGGAACTCTCAGCCAGCCTCCCCCTGATCCCCGCTTCGGACGAACAGCCGAACCGGGAGTGGCTGCTACTGCCACTTGAAGAGGTGGTCATTCGCTGGAGAGAGCTAACTGAAGCTCTTGACAATGGAGCATTCCTTGGTCAACGGAACCTTAAACACGACCCAGGCATAACTAGGGCGTGGTGGAATCGAAAGTGGATTCCCTTCCTGACCGACGAATCCGGCGGCTACATCTGCCTCGACTTGGTCCCGACTAGCAGGGGGACAGCCGGTCAGATAATTCTCTTTGAACACGACAGCCCGGCTCGACGATTGCTGTCAAACGACTTGCAACAGTTCTTGTCGATATCAAGCGATGCTGGCAGAGATATAAGTATAATATGA
- a CDS encoding DUF1559 domain-containing protein, translating to MSLFRLRRAFTLIELLVVIAIIAILIGLLLPAVQKVREAAARMRCQNNLKQMGLAIHNYESANNLFPPALVNSGRAPAGATSAFYPGQPWATYNHTGFVFLLPYIEQENLFRLYVMTVPGSNSNVSGNALAPGLASGHPNVTVASTKVPIYTCPSDKDPELVNRGLGADFYSGIGYRSNYLFGTGAFTDYDAESANSSAAAGAFGNNSKTKMADIIDGTSSTIAVGESVQVKTGTGTSNVFGPYWGYGTHTSVHGRTPAGDARFHINARFDSTCTNGPACVYAWVFSSYHTGGANFVMCDGSVRFLTSSMNYATLVAMNTKAGGEVISE from the coding sequence ATGTCGTTGTTCCGACTCCGACGAGCGTTCACCCTTATCGAACTCCTCGTTGTGATTGCGATTATTGCCATTTTGATCGGCTTGTTGCTGCCTGCCGTGCAAAAGGTTCGTGAAGCGGCAGCCCGGATGCGCTGCCAAAACAACCTGAAACAAATGGGACTGGCGATTCACAACTACGAATCGGCCAATAACCTCTTCCCGCCCGCACTGGTGAATTCCGGTCGTGCCCCCGCAGGTGCGACGTCGGCGTTTTACCCCGGCCAACCGTGGGCCACATATAACCACACCGGTTTCGTCTTCTTGCTACCGTACATCGAGCAAGAAAACCTCTTCCGGCTCTATGTGATGACGGTGCCCGGCTCGAACTCCAACGTCTCCGGCAATGCCTTGGCCCCGGGGCTGGCGTCCGGGCATCCCAACGTCACCGTTGCCAGCACCAAAGTGCCCATTTACACCTGCCCGTCGGATAAAGACCCCGAACTGGTCAATCGCGGCTTGGGTGCCGATTTCTACTCGGGTATCGGCTATCGATCGAACTACCTGTTCGGTACGGGCGCTTTCACCGACTACGATGCGGAATCGGCGAATAGTTCCGCCGCTGCGGGTGCGTTTGGCAACAACAGCAAGACCAAGATGGCGGATATTATTGATGGCACCTCCTCCACCATCGCCGTGGGTGAATCCGTTCAAGTGAAGACCGGCACGGGCACCAGCAACGTCTTCGGCCCATATTGGGGTTATGGCACGCATACTTCGGTGCATGGTCGCACGCCTGCTGGCGATGCCCGATTCCATATCAACGCCCGATTCGATTCCACGTGCACCAACGGACCAGCATGTGTTTACGCCTGGGTGTTTAGCTCGTATCACACCGGCGGAGCCAACTTCGTCATGTGCGATGGCTCGGTGCGCTTTCTCACCAGCAGCATGAACTACGCCACCCTGGTTGCGATGAACACCAAAGCTGGCGGCGAAGTCATCAGCGAATAA